In Candidatus Hydrogenedentota bacterium, the genomic window ATGCGTCCAGGGTATCGTTCTCCGCGATGCCCAGCGCGCCCACGCCGGCCGCCGCCAGGTACTGCAACGCCGGGGATCCCAGGCCGCCTGCGCCGACCACCAGCACCCGCGCGTCGCGCAGTTTCTGCTGCCCCGCCGCGCCCACCTCGCGCAGTTGCAGCTGCCGCGCGTAGTAGGCGGCCTCCGCCAGCGCGGGCGGGTGATCATGCGCGTGTTCATGCGCGTGGCCGCGTCCCGCCCCGGCGCAGCGCTCGCAATTCACCCAACCGGAGTCGCCGTCGGTGTAGTACTCCTTCTTCCAGATCGGCAGCCGGTGCTTCACCGCGTCGATGATGTAGCGGCAGGCGTCAAAGGCTTCCCCGCGGTGCGCGGAGCACACCCCCACCCACACCGCCATATCTTCGAGCCCGAGGTTCCCGGTCCGGTGCACGCAACGCGCCTCCAGCAGGCCGAAACGCCGCGCCGCTTCCGCGAGGATCGCGTTGCCCTCGCTCAGGCACACCGCCGGATAGGCCTCGTACTCCAGGCGCTCGACCGTACGGCCTTCGTTGTGGTTGCGCACCCAGCCCTCAAACGACACGAAGCCGCCCGCTTCCACATTCCGCACACTGGCGCGTAGCGCGGCGGGATCCAGCGGCGTGTCCGACAGCGTGAACATGGCCTCAGCCTCCCGCGACCGGCGGAATGAACACGACGTGGTCCCGGGCCTGGAGCGGTGTGTCCCACGGACAAAACGCGTCGTTGATCGCCACCTTGAGCTGGCTGGACGCCAGGCTGAACCCGTGGGCCGCGCGCAGCGCCGCATACAGTTCCGCCGGCGTTGCGGCGTCGCTTTCCAGCCACTCTTCCGACAGGCCGCGCTGCTCCCGCAGCAGGGCGTAATACCCGATCCGGATTGCTTTCGTCGTATCGCTCACGCTGTTCATTCCCAGGTGGCGCGCCCGCCGCTCATGGCGCG contains:
- a CDS encoding MoaD/ThiS family protein, with the translated sequence MNSVSDTTKAIRIGYYALLREQRGLSEEWLESDAATPAELYAALRAAHGFSLASSQLKVAINDAFCPWDTPLQARDHVVFIPPVAGG